A stretch of Gossypium hirsutum isolate 1008001.06 chromosome A06, Gossypium_hirsutum_v2.1, whole genome shotgun sequence DNA encodes these proteins:
- the LOC107963544 gene encoding uncharacterized protein translates to MARRTTQVLDSIYLMNTVEIFRESIRVILLHPTHFHSISVFLFSPLPVSLFLSHFLLHHFPQIPSSAITITDHLFAQGLPNCPSKTLVHIMVCTPSSVTFSLLGRAATIQAVSDSYNGIQLDGRRLFMRSGLAWIKLLHTRSLELLVILGLFGAMVVGLAVAPKMLYTFGISSVGMGFWGVVGLLGIPFCVMFAHVMVVGNMANVIAVLESECDGLGSLWKAKKLMEGRRQTGLMMALLSNIGLRVVECVFELRICRGICMWEIPVLISMYSSVLVLETVMNVVLYYACKS, encoded by the coding sequence ATGGCAAGAAGAACAACACAAGTTCTTGACTCCATCTATCTGATGAACACTGTTGAGATTTTTAGAGAATCCATCAGGGTGATCCTTCTTCACCCTACTCATTTTCATTCCATCTCTGTTTTCCTCTTCTCGCCGCTCCCTGTTTCTCTTTTCTTATCGCATTTTCTCCTTCACCATTTCCCCCAAATACCTTCCTCAGCTATAACAATCACAGATCATTTATTCGCACAAGGGCTGCCGAATTGCCCGTCCAAAACACTTGTTCACATCATGGTATGCACCCCTTCTTCCGTTACGTTCTCTCTTCTTGGAAGAGCAGCCACCATCCAAGCAGTTTCAGATAGTTACAATGGCATACAACTTGATGGAAGAAGGCTATTCATGAGAAGTGGTTTGGCTTGGATTAAGCTTCTCCACACAAGGTCTTTGGAGCTCCTCGTTATACTAGGCCTGTTTGGAGCAATGGTGGTTGGTTTAGCAGTGGCACCAAAGATGCTTTACACATTTGGAATCAGCTCAGTTGGAATGGGGTTTTGGGGTGTTGTGGGGTTGCTAGGGATACCTTTTTGCGTGATGTTCGCACATGTAATGGTGGTGGGGAACATGGCGAACGTGATAGCAGTATTGGAGAGTGAATGTGACGGACTTGGCTCACTATGGAAAGCTAAAAAGCTTATGGAAGGAAGACGACAAACAGGCTTAATGATGGCATTGTTGAGCAACATAGGGTTGAGGGTAGTTGAGTGTGTATTTGAGTTGAGAATATGCAGGGGAATCTGTATGTGGGAAATCCCTGTATTGATATCAATGTATTCTTCGGTTCTTGTTCTTGAAACAGTCATGAATGTTGTATTATATTACGCATGTAAATCTTGA